From Serinus canaria isolate serCan28SL12 chromosome 24, serCan2020, whole genome shotgun sequence, one genomic window encodes:
- the LOC108963271 gene encoding NF-kappa-B inhibitor zeta-like isoform X3 produces the protein MLQTVCMSPELLVSQSMGESEICGYSPGQGSPLPAETASPKSCFQQSPSLPDSGLTELNVASPKIYHPPPPPCNPPGMPAAADSELSSDPPQKRYMGVRVKMPVRELLRKIRLSKGLDPAPGKEASSVKMAAKGSSGKTAEKRRSHPYTEKQLRQSKQSAGQSPRGLEDLDILVEVLQEDLNQSQLGEEPRQPGPDGFGQGFSRELQSCRWQSKEAAGDLQGPAEPQPQPWGRHFHPIPRAQAEPPFHGRQESIQSSGMFSSTGEGGSSWWVQDGPLSSQEGSSRNSAPQEGFPRNSPSQGCFLRNSPSHKGLLRNSPSQECPLRNSPSQECLLRNSAPQECFLRNSAPQECLLRNSALQEGFLRNSPSKECFLRNSAPQECLLRNSAPQEDPLRNSAPHKDFPRNSPSQECLLRNSPSQECPLRNSPSQECLLRNSPSQECPLRNSPSQDTPALPRLAEMLPGAPRGSPDVGGHSRLTPNSFPRQDLSALSFFQFQLRREENLLRNIPEEKLLAPDENGNRLLHKAVAQGRRALTFALAQRFASLNKIDEKDAEKRTALHLAAEKNQHLMVSDLISLGANVNQQDSSGKTALHLSAEHGYLRVLQVLKSCKSHGLCVEVDLPDHHGLTPLHCAALAHTVLVAESQSSARDSSTGRLLRLRRAQILEGILCLLQMGAKPQLQVLNSCGASTPCLKLEENTELMSLLQTHQPQAQDVPQESCSLLDAPRGIPTAPAADLLPGLCSLPASDLLDVLLQGKC, from the exons ATGCTGCAAACAGTCTGCATGAGCCCCGAGCTGCTTGTCAGCCAAAGCATGGGCGAGAGTGAAATCTGTGGCTACAGCCCAGGCCAGGGATctcccctgcctgcagagacTGCCAGCCCCaagagctgcttccagcagagccCTTCTCTGCCAGACTCTGGATTAACCGAGCTGAACGTGGCGAGTCCCAAGATCTaccaccctcctcctcctccctgcaacCCTCCAGGgatgcctgctgctgctg ACTCTGAACTTAGCTCTGATCCCCCTCAGAAGCGCTACATGGGCGTGAGAGTGAAGATGCCAGTGCGGGAATTGCTGAGGAAAATCCGACTTTCCAAAGGCTTGGACCCAGCTCCAGGCAAG GAAGCCTCGTCAGTGAAGATGGCAGCCAAAGGATCCTCAGGAAAAACAG cagAGAAGAGGAGATCTCACCCTTATACAGAGAAACAGCTTAGACAG agcAAGCAGAGCGCTGGGCAAAGCCCCAGAGGCTTGGAGGACCTCGACATCCTggtggaggtgctgcaggaggatcTGAACCAGAGCCAGCTCGGGGAGGAGCCCCGGCAGCCCGGGCCAGACGGGTTTGGGCAGGGATTCTCCcgggagctgcagagctgccgCTGGCAGAGCAAGGAGGCAGCTGGGGAcctgcagggcccagcagagcctcagccccagccctgggggagaCATTTCCACCCCATCCCGcgggcacaggcagagcctccCTTCCACGGCCGGCAGGAGAGCATCCAGAGCTCCGGAATGTTCTCCAGCACGGGcgagggagggagcagctggtggGTGCAGGATGGTCCCTTGAGCTCCCAGGAAGGCTCCTCGAGGAATTCTGCACCACAGGAAGGTTTTCCGAGGAATTCTCCATCCCAGGGATGTTTCCTGAGGAATTCTCCATCCCACAAAGGTTTGCTGAGGAACTCTCCATCCCAGGAATGTCCCCTGAGGAATTCTCCATCCCAGGAATGTCTCCTGAGGAATTCTGCACCCCAGGAATGTTTCTTGAGGAATTCTGCACCCCAGGAATGCCTCCTGAGGAATTCTGCACTCCAGGAAGGTTTCTTGAGGAACTCTCCATCCAAGGAATGTTTCTTGAGGAATTCTGCACCCCAGGAATGCCTCCTGAGGAATTCTGCACCACAGGAAGATCCCCTGAGGAATTCTGCACCCCACAAAGATTTCCCGAGGAACTCTCCATCCCAGGAATGTCTCCTGAGGAATTCTCCATCCCAGGAATGTCCCCTGAGGAATTCTCCATCCCAGGAATGTCTCCTGAGGAACTCTCCATCCCAGGAATGTCCCCTGAGGAATTCTCCATCCCAGGACACACCTGCactccccaggctggcagagatGCTGCCGGGAGCTCCCAGGGGCTCTCCAGATGTGGGGGGACACTCGAGGCTGACCCCAAactccttccccaggcaggacctctctgccctctccttCTTCCAGTTCCAGCTGCGCAGGGAGGAAAATCTGCTGAGGAACATCccagaggaaaagctgctggctCCTGATGAAAATGGCAACAG gctgctgcacaAGGCTgttgcccagggaaggagggcTCTGACTTTTGCCCTGGCCCAGAGGTTTGCATCCCTCAACAAGATCGACGAGAAGGATGCAGAGAAAAGG ACTGCTTTACATCTTGCTGCAGAAAAGAACCAGCACCTGATGGTGAGTGACCTGATCTCCCTGGGAGCCAACGTCAaccagcaggacagctctgggaaaacTGCCCTGCACCTGAGTGCAGAGCACGGCTACCTGAGGGTTCTGCAG GTCCTGAAAAGCTGCAAGAGCCACGGGCTGTGTGTGGAGGTGGATCTGCCTGACCACCACG GTCTGACCCCCCTGCACTGTGCTGCCCTTGCCCACACCGTGCTGGTGGCAGaatcccagagctctgccagggacagcagcaccgGGAGGCTCCTGAGGCTGCGCAGAGCCCAGATCCTGGAGGGAatcctgtgcctgctccagaTGGGAGCAAAGCCCCAGCTGCAG GTTCTGAACTCGTGTGGAGCCTCCACCCCCTGCCTGAAGCTGGAGGAGAACACAGAGCTCATGAGTTTGCTGCAGACTCATCAACCCCAGGCACAGGATGTTCCTCAGGAG agctgcagcctgctggatGCTCCCAGAGGAatccccactgccccagctgcagatCTCCTACCTGGCCTCTGCTCCTTGCCAGCCTCAGACCTCCTCGATGTCCTCCTCCAAG GGAAATGCTGA
- the LOC108963271 gene encoding uncharacterized protein LOC108963271 isoform X2: MLQTVCMSPELLVSQSMGESEICGYSPGQGSPLPAETASPKSCFQQSPSLPDSGLTELNVASPKIYHPPPPPCNPPGMPAAADSELSSDPPQKRYMGVRVKMPVRELLRKIRLSKGLDPAPGKEASSVKMAAKGSSGKTEKRRSHPYTEKQLRQSKQSAGQSPRGLEDLDILVEVLQEDLNQSQLGEEPRQPGPDGFGQGFSRELQSCRWQSKEAAGDLQGPAEPQPQPWGRHFHPIPRAQAEPPFHGRQESIQSSGMFSSTGEGGSSWWVQDGPLSSQEGSSRNSAPQEGFPRNSPSQGCFLRNSPSHKGLLRNSPSQECPLRNSPSQECLLRNSAPQECFLRNSAPQECLLRNSALQEGFLRNSPSKECFLRNSAPQECLLRNSAPQEDPLRNSAPHKDFPRNSPSQECLLRNSPSQECPLRNSPSQECLLRNSPSQECPLRNSPSQDTPALPRLAEMLPGAPRGSPDVGGHSRLTPNSFPRQDLSALSFFQFQLRREENLLRNIPEEKLLAPDENGNRLLHKAVAQGRRALTFALAQRFASLNKIDEKDAEKRTALHLAAEKNQHLMVSDLISLGANVNQQDSSGKTALHLSAEHGYLRVLQVLKSCKSHGLCVEVDLPDHHGLTPLHCAALAHTVLVAESQSSARDSSTGRLLRLRRAQILEGILCLLQMGAKPQLQVLNSCGASTPCLKLEENTELMSLLQTHQPQAQDVPQEVTGAASHRQESCSLLDAPRGIPTAPAADLLPGLCSLPASDLLDVLLQGKC; encoded by the exons ATGCTGCAAACAGTCTGCATGAGCCCCGAGCTGCTTGTCAGCCAAAGCATGGGCGAGAGTGAAATCTGTGGCTACAGCCCAGGCCAGGGATctcccctgcctgcagagacTGCCAGCCCCaagagctgcttccagcagagccCTTCTCTGCCAGACTCTGGATTAACCGAGCTGAACGTGGCGAGTCCCAAGATCTaccaccctcctcctcctccctgcaacCCTCCAGGgatgcctgctgctgctg ACTCTGAACTTAGCTCTGATCCCCCTCAGAAGCGCTACATGGGCGTGAGAGTGAAGATGCCAGTGCGGGAATTGCTGAGGAAAATCCGACTTTCCAAAGGCTTGGACCCAGCTCCAGGCAAG GAAGCCTCGTCAGTGAAGATGGCAGCCAAAGGATCCTCAGGAAAAACAG AGAAGAGGAGATCTCACCCTTATACAGAGAAACAGCTTAGACAG agcAAGCAGAGCGCTGGGCAAAGCCCCAGAGGCTTGGAGGACCTCGACATCCTggtggaggtgctgcaggaggatcTGAACCAGAGCCAGCTCGGGGAGGAGCCCCGGCAGCCCGGGCCAGACGGGTTTGGGCAGGGATTCTCCcgggagctgcagagctgccgCTGGCAGAGCAAGGAGGCAGCTGGGGAcctgcagggcccagcagagcctcagccccagccctgggggagaCATTTCCACCCCATCCCGcgggcacaggcagagcctccCTTCCACGGCCGGCAGGAGAGCATCCAGAGCTCCGGAATGTTCTCCAGCACGGGcgagggagggagcagctggtggGTGCAGGATGGTCCCTTGAGCTCCCAGGAAGGCTCCTCGAGGAATTCTGCACCACAGGAAGGTTTTCCGAGGAATTCTCCATCCCAGGGATGTTTCCTGAGGAATTCTCCATCCCACAAAGGTTTGCTGAGGAACTCTCCATCCCAGGAATGTCCCCTGAGGAATTCTCCATCCCAGGAATGTCTCCTGAGGAATTCTGCACCCCAGGAATGTTTCTTGAGGAATTCTGCACCCCAGGAATGCCTCCTGAGGAATTCTGCACTCCAGGAAGGTTTCTTGAGGAACTCTCCATCCAAGGAATGTTTCTTGAGGAATTCTGCACCCCAGGAATGCCTCCTGAGGAATTCTGCACCACAGGAAGATCCCCTGAGGAATTCTGCACCCCACAAAGATTTCCCGAGGAACTCTCCATCCCAGGAATGTCTCCTGAGGAATTCTCCATCCCAGGAATGTCCCCTGAGGAATTCTCCATCCCAGGAATGTCTCCTGAGGAACTCTCCATCCCAGGAATGTCCCCTGAGGAATTCTCCATCCCAGGACACACCTGCactccccaggctggcagagatGCTGCCGGGAGCTCCCAGGGGCTCTCCAGATGTGGGGGGACACTCGAGGCTGACCCCAAactccttccccaggcaggacctctctgccctctccttCTTCCAGTTCCAGCTGCGCAGGGAGGAAAATCTGCTGAGGAACATCccagaggaaaagctgctggctCCTGATGAAAATGGCAACAG gctgctgcacaAGGCTgttgcccagggaaggagggcTCTGACTTTTGCCCTGGCCCAGAGGTTTGCATCCCTCAACAAGATCGACGAGAAGGATGCAGAGAAAAGG ACTGCTTTACATCTTGCTGCAGAAAAGAACCAGCACCTGATGGTGAGTGACCTGATCTCCCTGGGAGCCAACGTCAaccagcaggacagctctgggaaaacTGCCCTGCACCTGAGTGCAGAGCACGGCTACCTGAGGGTTCTGCAG GTCCTGAAAAGCTGCAAGAGCCACGGGCTGTGTGTGGAGGTGGATCTGCCTGACCACCACG GTCTGACCCCCCTGCACTGTGCTGCCCTTGCCCACACCGTGCTGGTGGCAGaatcccagagctctgccagggacagcagcaccgGGAGGCTCCTGAGGCTGCGCAGAGCCCAGATCCTGGAGGGAatcctgtgcctgctccagaTGGGAGCAAAGCCCCAGCTGCAG GTTCTGAACTCGTGTGGAGCCTCCACCCCCTGCCTGAAGCTGGAGGAGAACACAGAGCTCATGAGTTTGCTGCAGACTCATCAACCCCAGGCACAGGATGTTCCTCAGGAGGTAACTGGGGCTGCTTCACACAGGCAGGAG agctgcagcctgctggatGCTCCCAGAGGAatccccactgccccagctgcagatCTCCTACCTGGCCTCTGCTCCTTGCCAGCCTCAGACCTCCTCGATGTCCTCCTCCAAG GGAAATGCTGA
- the LOC108963271 gene encoding uncharacterized protein LOC108963271 isoform X1 yields the protein MLQTVCMSPELLVSQSMGESEICGYSPGQGSPLPAETASPKSCFQQSPSLPDSGLTELNVASPKIYHPPPPPCNPPGMPAAADSELSSDPPQKRYMGVRVKMPVRELLRKIRLSKGLDPAPGKEASSVKMAAKGSSGKTAEKRRSHPYTEKQLRQSKQSAGQSPRGLEDLDILVEVLQEDLNQSQLGEEPRQPGPDGFGQGFSRELQSCRWQSKEAAGDLQGPAEPQPQPWGRHFHPIPRAQAEPPFHGRQESIQSSGMFSSTGEGGSSWWVQDGPLSSQEGSSRNSAPQEGFPRNSPSQGCFLRNSPSHKGLLRNSPSQECPLRNSPSQECLLRNSAPQECFLRNSAPQECLLRNSALQEGFLRNSPSKECFLRNSAPQECLLRNSAPQEDPLRNSAPHKDFPRNSPSQECLLRNSPSQECPLRNSPSQECLLRNSPSQECPLRNSPSQDTPALPRLAEMLPGAPRGSPDVGGHSRLTPNSFPRQDLSALSFFQFQLRREENLLRNIPEEKLLAPDENGNRLLHKAVAQGRRALTFALAQRFASLNKIDEKDAEKRTALHLAAEKNQHLMVSDLISLGANVNQQDSSGKTALHLSAEHGYLRVLQVLKSCKSHGLCVEVDLPDHHGLTPLHCAALAHTVLVAESQSSARDSSTGRLLRLRRAQILEGILCLLQMGAKPQLQVLNSCGASTPCLKLEENTELMSLLQTHQPQAQDVPQEVTGAASHRQESCSLLDAPRGIPTAPAADLLPGLCSLPASDLLDVLLQGKC from the exons ATGCTGCAAACAGTCTGCATGAGCCCCGAGCTGCTTGTCAGCCAAAGCATGGGCGAGAGTGAAATCTGTGGCTACAGCCCAGGCCAGGGATctcccctgcctgcagagacTGCCAGCCCCaagagctgcttccagcagagccCTTCTCTGCCAGACTCTGGATTAACCGAGCTGAACGTGGCGAGTCCCAAGATCTaccaccctcctcctcctccctgcaacCCTCCAGGgatgcctgctgctgctg ACTCTGAACTTAGCTCTGATCCCCCTCAGAAGCGCTACATGGGCGTGAGAGTGAAGATGCCAGTGCGGGAATTGCTGAGGAAAATCCGACTTTCCAAAGGCTTGGACCCAGCTCCAGGCAAG GAAGCCTCGTCAGTGAAGATGGCAGCCAAAGGATCCTCAGGAAAAACAG cagAGAAGAGGAGATCTCACCCTTATACAGAGAAACAGCTTAGACAG agcAAGCAGAGCGCTGGGCAAAGCCCCAGAGGCTTGGAGGACCTCGACATCCTggtggaggtgctgcaggaggatcTGAACCAGAGCCAGCTCGGGGAGGAGCCCCGGCAGCCCGGGCCAGACGGGTTTGGGCAGGGATTCTCCcgggagctgcagagctgccgCTGGCAGAGCAAGGAGGCAGCTGGGGAcctgcagggcccagcagagcctcagccccagccctgggggagaCATTTCCACCCCATCCCGcgggcacaggcagagcctccCTTCCACGGCCGGCAGGAGAGCATCCAGAGCTCCGGAATGTTCTCCAGCACGGGcgagggagggagcagctggtggGTGCAGGATGGTCCCTTGAGCTCCCAGGAAGGCTCCTCGAGGAATTCTGCACCACAGGAAGGTTTTCCGAGGAATTCTCCATCCCAGGGATGTTTCCTGAGGAATTCTCCATCCCACAAAGGTTTGCTGAGGAACTCTCCATCCCAGGAATGTCCCCTGAGGAATTCTCCATCCCAGGAATGTCTCCTGAGGAATTCTGCACCCCAGGAATGTTTCTTGAGGAATTCTGCACCCCAGGAATGCCTCCTGAGGAATTCTGCACTCCAGGAAGGTTTCTTGAGGAACTCTCCATCCAAGGAATGTTTCTTGAGGAATTCTGCACCCCAGGAATGCCTCCTGAGGAATTCTGCACCACAGGAAGATCCCCTGAGGAATTCTGCACCCCACAAAGATTTCCCGAGGAACTCTCCATCCCAGGAATGTCTCCTGAGGAATTCTCCATCCCAGGAATGTCCCCTGAGGAATTCTCCATCCCAGGAATGTCTCCTGAGGAACTCTCCATCCCAGGAATGTCCCCTGAGGAATTCTCCATCCCAGGACACACCTGCactccccaggctggcagagatGCTGCCGGGAGCTCCCAGGGGCTCTCCAGATGTGGGGGGACACTCGAGGCTGACCCCAAactccttccccaggcaggacctctctgccctctccttCTTCCAGTTCCAGCTGCGCAGGGAGGAAAATCTGCTGAGGAACATCccagaggaaaagctgctggctCCTGATGAAAATGGCAACAG gctgctgcacaAGGCTgttgcccagggaaggagggcTCTGACTTTTGCCCTGGCCCAGAGGTTTGCATCCCTCAACAAGATCGACGAGAAGGATGCAGAGAAAAGG ACTGCTTTACATCTTGCTGCAGAAAAGAACCAGCACCTGATGGTGAGTGACCTGATCTCCCTGGGAGCCAACGTCAaccagcaggacagctctgggaaaacTGCCCTGCACCTGAGTGCAGAGCACGGCTACCTGAGGGTTCTGCAG GTCCTGAAAAGCTGCAAGAGCCACGGGCTGTGTGTGGAGGTGGATCTGCCTGACCACCACG GTCTGACCCCCCTGCACTGTGCTGCCCTTGCCCACACCGTGCTGGTGGCAGaatcccagagctctgccagggacagcagcaccgGGAGGCTCCTGAGGCTGCGCAGAGCCCAGATCCTGGAGGGAatcctgtgcctgctccagaTGGGAGCAAAGCCCCAGCTGCAG GTTCTGAACTCGTGTGGAGCCTCCACCCCCTGCCTGAAGCTGGAGGAGAACACAGAGCTCATGAGTTTGCTGCAGACTCATCAACCCCAGGCACAGGATGTTCCTCAGGAGGTAACTGGGGCTGCTTCACACAGGCAGGAG agctgcagcctgctggatGCTCCCAGAGGAatccccactgccccagctgcagatCTCCTACCTGGCCTCTGCTCCTTGCCAGCCTCAGACCTCCTCGATGTCCTCCTCCAAG GGAAATGCTGA
- the LOC108963271 gene encoding uncharacterized protein LOC108963271 isoform X4: MLQTVCMSPELLVSQSMGESEICGYSPGQGSPLPAETASPKSCFQQSPSLPDSGLTELNVASPKIYHPPPPPCNPPGMPAAADSELSSDPPQKRYMGVRVKMPVRELLRKIRLSKGLDPAPGKEASSVKMAAKGSSGKTAEKRRSHPYTEKQLRQSKQSAGQSPRGLEDLDILVEVLQEDLNQSQLGEEPRQPGPDGFGQGFSRELQSCRWQSKEAAGDLQGPAEPQPQPWGRHFHPIPRAQAEPPFHGRQESIQSSGMFSSTGEGGSSWWVQDGPLSSQEGSSRNSAPQEGFPRNSPSQGCFLRNSPSHKGLLRNSPSQECPLRNSPSQECLLRNSAPQECFLRNSAPQECLLRNSALQEGFLRNSPSKECFLRNSAPQECLLRNSAPQEDPLRNSAPHKDFPRNSPSQECLLRNSPSQECPLRNSPSQECLLRNSPSQECPLRNSPSQDTPALPRLAEMLPGAPRGSPDVGGHSRLTPNSFPRQDLSALSFFQFQLRREENLLRNIPEEKLLAPDENGNRLLHKAVAQGRRALTFALAQRFASLNKIDEKDAEKRTALHLAAEKNQHLMVSDLISLGANVNQQDSSGKTALHLSAEHGYLRVLQVNLGFFLGKLPCT; the protein is encoded by the exons ATGCTGCAAACAGTCTGCATGAGCCCCGAGCTGCTTGTCAGCCAAAGCATGGGCGAGAGTGAAATCTGTGGCTACAGCCCAGGCCAGGGATctcccctgcctgcagagacTGCCAGCCCCaagagctgcttccagcagagccCTTCTCTGCCAGACTCTGGATTAACCGAGCTGAACGTGGCGAGTCCCAAGATCTaccaccctcctcctcctccctgcaacCCTCCAGGgatgcctgctgctgctg ACTCTGAACTTAGCTCTGATCCCCCTCAGAAGCGCTACATGGGCGTGAGAGTGAAGATGCCAGTGCGGGAATTGCTGAGGAAAATCCGACTTTCCAAAGGCTTGGACCCAGCTCCAGGCAAG GAAGCCTCGTCAGTGAAGATGGCAGCCAAAGGATCCTCAGGAAAAACAG cagAGAAGAGGAGATCTCACCCTTATACAGAGAAACAGCTTAGACAG agcAAGCAGAGCGCTGGGCAAAGCCCCAGAGGCTTGGAGGACCTCGACATCCTggtggaggtgctgcaggaggatcTGAACCAGAGCCAGCTCGGGGAGGAGCCCCGGCAGCCCGGGCCAGACGGGTTTGGGCAGGGATTCTCCcgggagctgcagagctgccgCTGGCAGAGCAAGGAGGCAGCTGGGGAcctgcagggcccagcagagcctcagccccagccctgggggagaCATTTCCACCCCATCCCGcgggcacaggcagagcctccCTTCCACGGCCGGCAGGAGAGCATCCAGAGCTCCGGAATGTTCTCCAGCACGGGcgagggagggagcagctggtggGTGCAGGATGGTCCCTTGAGCTCCCAGGAAGGCTCCTCGAGGAATTCTGCACCACAGGAAGGTTTTCCGAGGAATTCTCCATCCCAGGGATGTTTCCTGAGGAATTCTCCATCCCACAAAGGTTTGCTGAGGAACTCTCCATCCCAGGAATGTCCCCTGAGGAATTCTCCATCCCAGGAATGTCTCCTGAGGAATTCTGCACCCCAGGAATGTTTCTTGAGGAATTCTGCACCCCAGGAATGCCTCCTGAGGAATTCTGCACTCCAGGAAGGTTTCTTGAGGAACTCTCCATCCAAGGAATGTTTCTTGAGGAATTCTGCACCCCAGGAATGCCTCCTGAGGAATTCTGCACCACAGGAAGATCCCCTGAGGAATTCTGCACCCCACAAAGATTTCCCGAGGAACTCTCCATCCCAGGAATGTCTCCTGAGGAATTCTCCATCCCAGGAATGTCCCCTGAGGAATTCTCCATCCCAGGAATGTCTCCTGAGGAACTCTCCATCCCAGGAATGTCCCCTGAGGAATTCTCCATCCCAGGACACACCTGCactccccaggctggcagagatGCTGCCGGGAGCTCCCAGGGGCTCTCCAGATGTGGGGGGACACTCGAGGCTGACCCCAAactccttccccaggcaggacctctctgccctctccttCTTCCAGTTCCAGCTGCGCAGGGAGGAAAATCTGCTGAGGAACATCccagaggaaaagctgctggctCCTGATGAAAATGGCAACAG gctgctgcacaAGGCTgttgcccagggaaggagggcTCTGACTTTTGCCCTGGCCCAGAGGTTTGCATCCCTCAACAAGATCGACGAGAAGGATGCAGAGAAAAGG ACTGCTTTACATCTTGCTGCAGAAAAGAACCAGCACCTGATGGTGAGTGACCTGATCTCCCTGGGAGCCAACGTCAaccagcaggacagctctgggaaaacTGCCCTGCACCTGAGTGCAGAGCACGGCTACCTGAGGGTTCTGCAGgtaaatttggggttttttttgggaaaacTGCCCTGCACCTGA